From Longimicrobium sp., one genomic window encodes:
- a CDS encoding N-acetylmuramoyl-L-alanine amidase family protein — protein sequence MRALLVLILSFATLPGFLPAQSAPWRLEAGADVTSVAEVTDAGYPAIPVSALLGLGARVSYAGGDIVVHLGGREVGLRVDSPGVTADGRTSVMGSPVYSRGGVVYVPTEFLRILAGASGGLLSVDPQTRIARVDAAALASAASTPTAVPPAPAPSPPAAQTRRLVVIDAGHGGVDPGAVGPNGTREKMVTLAVSRRVAELLRDDPRFEVRMTRDRDTLIALRDRGRMANGWRDEGQPALFLSIHCNAHTSRAETGYETYFLSEARTADARRVQQMEDAAAQYEERPRGTGLDFILSDLRQNQYLRESSDWAQMIQNRLREVHPGPSRGVKQAGFAVLVGAFMPAVLVEIGFISNRAEESMLADAQQQETIARQLAAGVRDFFQAAERRQGS from the coding sequence ATGCGAGCGCTCCTCGTCCTGATCCTTTCGTTCGCCACCCTCCCCGGCTTCCTTCCCGCGCAGTCCGCCCCGTGGCGGCTGGAGGCGGGTGCCGATGTGACCTCGGTCGCCGAAGTGACCGACGCCGGCTACCCCGCAATCCCCGTGTCGGCGCTCTTGGGGCTGGGCGCGCGCGTCTCGTACGCGGGCGGCGACATCGTCGTCCACCTCGGCGGGCGCGAGGTGGGGCTGCGCGTGGATTCTCCCGGCGTGACGGCGGACGGGCGCACCTCGGTGATGGGCAGCCCCGTCTATTCCCGCGGTGGCGTGGTTTACGTGCCCACGGAGTTCCTGCGCATCCTCGCGGGCGCATCCGGGGGACTGCTCTCGGTCGATCCGCAGACGCGCATCGCCCGGGTGGACGCTGCGGCGCTCGCGAGTGCCGCATCCACGCCGACTGCGGTTCCCCCCGCTCCCGCTCCCTCGCCGCCGGCCGCGCAGACGCGCAGGCTGGTGGTGATCGACGCGGGGCACGGCGGGGTGGATCCCGGAGCGGTGGGGCCGAACGGCACGCGCGAAAAGATGGTGACGCTCGCCGTGTCCCGGCGCGTAGCCGAGCTGCTGCGTGACGATCCGCGCTTCGAGGTGCGGATGACGCGCGACCGCGACACGCTGATCGCCCTGCGCGACCGCGGCCGCATGGCCAACGGGTGGCGTGACGAGGGGCAGCCCGCGCTCTTCCTTTCCATCCACTGCAACGCCCACACGAGCCGCGCCGAGACGGGATACGAGACGTACTTCCTGTCCGAGGCGCGCACGGCCGACGCGCGGCGGGTGCAGCAGATGGAGGACGCCGCGGCGCAGTACGAGGAGCGGCCGCGGGGTACGGGGCTGGATTTCATCCTCAGCGACCTGCGCCAGAACCAGTACCTGCGCGAAAGCAGCGACTGGGCGCAGATGATCCAGAACCGCCTGCGCGAGGTGCATCCCGGCCCCAGCCGCGGGGTGAAGCAGGCGGGATTCGCCGTGCTGGTGGGTGCCTTCATGCCGGCCGTGCTGGTGGAGATCGGCTTCATCTCCAACCGTGCGGAAGAGTCGATGCTGGCGGATGCCCAGCAGCAGGAGACGATTGCGCGGCAGCTGGCGGCTGGTGTCCGCGACTTCTTCCAGGCAGCCGAGCGGCGCCAGGGCAGCTGA